One stretch of Brevibacillus laterosporus DNA includes these proteins:
- a CDS encoding serine/threonine protein phosphatase, whose translation MKRTMVMSDIHGELDKMEQLLTKANYRADRDQLILLGDYVDRGPNAKGVIAKVKELTKEGAIALRGNHEDMMIKALTIANEFWMGRWMRNHAPTTLRPYGFELPLTEEEALQQVIRPVSGSNEPPRIIPNKEAPGIKLELPDQLVEDIRFLEQLPLYYETEEYIFIHAGVSPTKSLVEMDEQEMIWIREEFHHGYAGEKIVVFGHTSTNYLHEDGSTDVYFGKNKIIGIDGGCVYGGKLHCLELPSRQVYTIE comes from the coding sequence ATGAAACGTACTATGGTAATGAGCGATATTCATGGAGAATTGGATAAAATGGAGCAATTATTAACGAAAGCCAATTACCGTGCAGATAGAGATCAACTCATCCTGTTAGGTGACTATGTAGACCGTGGACCAAATGCTAAGGGAGTCATTGCCAAAGTAAAGGAACTGACTAAAGAAGGAGCCATTGCGCTACGAGGAAATCATGAAGACATGATGATTAAAGCGTTAACCATTGCCAATGAGTTTTGGATGGGCAGATGGATGCGTAATCATGCGCCTACAACATTACGACCCTACGGATTTGAGTTACCATTAACAGAAGAAGAAGCCTTACAACAGGTGATCAGACCAGTATCAGGATCAAATGAGCCACCTAGAATCATACCAAATAAAGAGGCCCCAGGGATTAAACTGGAATTACCTGATCAATTGGTGGAGGATATTCGTTTCTTGGAACAATTGCCACTCTATTATGAGACAGAGGAGTACATCTTTATCCATGCAGGAGTGAGTCCAACAAAATCGCTGGTTGAAATGGACGAGCAAGAAATGATCTGGATACGCGAAGAATTCCATCATGGTTATGCGGGAGAAAAGATTGTTGTTTTTGGTCACACATCGACGAACTATTTGCATGAAGATGGTAGCACGGATGTTTATTTTGGGAAAAATAAGATTATTGGTATTGACGGAGGATGTGTTTATGGAGGTAAATTGCACTGCCTGGAATTGCCGAGCCGTCAGGTATATACAATAGAATAA
- a CDS encoding EamA family transporter — protein MQAWLIFALLSALMAALVSIFGKIGLSEVDANTATAVRAVIMALFLIGVVLFEGKWNAVGEVIANKKALSFIVLSGVAGALSWLFYFVALKYGKVAQVGPIDKLSVVLAVGLAFVFLGERVSLLGGIGIGLIAVGTLLVAFGS, from the coding sequence ATGCAAGCTTGGTTAATTTTTGCATTACTATCTGCCTTGATGGCGGCTTTAGTATCCATTTTTGGAAAAATTGGTTTAAGCGAGGTGGATGCAAATACGGCAACCGCTGTTCGCGCTGTCATTATGGCCTTATTTCTTATTGGTGTAGTTCTTTTTGAAGGAAAATGGAATGCCGTTGGCGAAGTTATTGCCAACAAAAAAGCTCTTTCCTTTATCGTGCTAAGCGGTGTGGCTGGAGCCTTATCGTGGTTGTTTTACTTTGTTGCCTTAAAGTACGGGAAGGTTGCCCAAGTCGGTCCCATTGATAAATTAAGCGTCGTTTTGGCTGTTGGCTTAGCTTTTGTTTTCCTCGGCGAACGAGTTAGCTTACTTGGTGGTATCGGTATTGGACTAATTGCCGTTGGGACTTTATTAGTAGCATTTGGTTCTTAG
- a CDS encoding iron ABC transporter permease — protein MNTQPKLLRNKFLHLTIFSSNSFVYVLVAPLFLILLAYVVYPLWQTFFQSMSIDRQFSFANYARFFSLEHTANLEALWTSLYISVLSVITCGIVGISMAFLLERYDFPGRKILSVLAMVPMALPPLIGVLSFTFLYGESGIIPRALKELFQLQQVPFSLKGIWGVLIVHTFTMYTYFYMTASAAIKGLDPSLEEAAASLGANRFIVWHRVILPMLTPAIVASSLLVFMIAMASYTAPLIFGIDRTMTMQIYLSRTNGNLDMAATQSTILSVVSIVFLLVMRWYQGVRNYQNQSKGVSVHRTEVKSKVGRYTAMVLSTIGIVILMLPILVLVLLSFSEDATWTVQILPPSYTFSHYLDLFTDSKTWRPIANSFELSLIATIGNVIFGVAAAYAMIRLKFRGKTLLDILIMLPWALPGTVVGINLLAAFSEPHLFGFNQALVGTIWILPLAYFVRHLPLVFRSTSATLMQTDHSVEEAARNLGASWWYSFRRVVFPMALSGILAGTLLAFVQGIGEFVASILLFTTSTTPISVEIFQRMYSFEFGTACAYGVLQIVLIIIVLFLSKKWTGDQAGSAV, from the coding sequence ATGAATACACAACCGAAATTACTGCGAAATAAATTTCTACACCTCACGATTTTTTCCTCTAACTCTTTTGTCTATGTGCTAGTTGCCCCTTTATTTCTCATCTTGCTCGCTTATGTCGTTTATCCGTTATGGCAGACATTTTTTCAAAGCATGAGCATAGACAGACAGTTTTCGTTTGCAAATTACGCTCGTTTTTTTAGTTTGGAGCATACGGCCAATCTGGAAGCACTTTGGACCAGTTTGTACATCTCAGTGCTAAGTGTGATCACGTGTGGCATCGTGGGAATAAGTATGGCGTTTCTATTGGAACGCTATGATTTTCCCGGACGCAAAATTTTGTCTGTACTAGCCATGGTTCCGATGGCATTGCCCCCTCTGATTGGTGTGCTTTCATTTACATTTTTATATGGAGAGAGCGGCATTATTCCACGGGCATTAAAGGAATTATTTCAGCTCCAGCAGGTCCCTTTTTCTTTGAAAGGCATTTGGGGCGTACTGATTGTCCATACTTTTACCATGTATACCTATTTTTATATGACGGCCTCAGCCGCTATTAAAGGGTTAGATCCTTCGCTTGAAGAGGCGGCAGCTAGTCTTGGTGCTAACCGATTTATAGTCTGGCATCGTGTCATTTTGCCTATGCTTACGCCAGCTATTGTGGCATCCTCTTTGCTGGTCTTTATGATTGCAATGGCTTCCTATACTGCTCCGCTTATCTTTGGAATTGACCGCACGATGACCATGCAAATCTATCTTTCCCGCACCAACGGCAATCTTGATATGGCGGCGACACAATCTACTATCCTATCTGTCGTTTCAATCGTGTTTTTGTTAGTGATGCGCTGGTATCAAGGGGTACGCAATTATCAGAATCAAAGCAAAGGGGTAAGCGTACATCGCACGGAGGTAAAAAGTAAGGTAGGTCGATATACAGCAATGGTCCTCTCCACAATTGGTATTGTTATCCTCATGTTGCCGATCCTTGTGCTAGTGCTCCTGTCTTTCTCAGAAGACGCTACTTGGACGGTACAGATTTTACCGCCATCCTACACCTTTTCTCATTATCTGGATCTATTTACGGACAGTAAAACATGGAGACCCATCGCCAACAGCTTTGAACTGAGCCTGATTGCAACCATTGGGAATGTCATCTTTGGGGTAGCGGCGGCTTATGCGATGATTCGATTGAAATTTAGAGGAAAAACCTTGCTGGATATCCTGATCATGCTTCCGTGGGCATTGCCTGGCACAGTTGTCGGGATTAATTTACTTGCTGCCTTCAGCGAGCCACATCTATTTGGCTTTAATCAAGCTTTGGTAGGAACAATCTGGATTTTACCTCTGGCTTATTTTGTTCGTCATCTGCCATTGGTCTTTCGTTCCACGTCAGCTACGTTGATGCAGACCGATCATTCCGTGGAGGAAGCGGCCCGTAATCTGGGAGCTTCTTGGTGGTACAGCTTCCGACGTGTCGTATTTCCCATGGCGTTAAGTGGAATTTTGGCAGGAACATTATTGGCATTCGTACAGGGAATTGGGGAGTTTGTAGCTTCTATCCTATTGTTTACGACGAGCACCACACCCATTTCTGTAGAGATATTCCAGCGAATGTATTCCTTTGAATTCGGCACAGCCTGTGCATATGGTGTCTTGCAGATTGTGTTGATTATCATTGTTCTGTTCCTTTCTAAAAAATGGACGGGAGATCAAGCTGGCTCAGCGGTTTAG
- a CDS encoding helix-turn-helix domain-containing protein: MSASFQDSMYYVTIGEIIRNYRQQANLSITQLAHMTRISKGVISKIENADTRRPELKTLKPIVEQLHIPYTEIIEAYLLVEPRLEILEELLEDALRLGNLQLVRKIALSYLKSPQEETDSLLRKLYEQTQQVKDNVLKQALYDLMAQYARDHGLLQHLAQLFLQLYLMAQQKEADFESAYYLGKNVLFYASLLPAEQQIQLYQNMSMHAYLLCRYDESIVYSQQLLQMTQRKHAHTLYAYSTLFYSSYALEDFQRAKEAFICYSQISRTSSSEQFRLMRALLEYRVGNKATAIRQLKKCLTLASRKTIQLVVNQLIEIYLDYDHVLNIASLLEDQSFWSIQPETYLEKRSCGHFYRLLGQYYQRLGEYKQAEQSYLHSLICYGDYHPQGKQECLNRLFYLYQHR, from the coding sequence ATGAGCGCTTCATTTCAAGATAGTATGTATTACGTAACTATCGGCGAAATTATTCGCAACTATCGGCAACAAGCCAACCTCTCCATCACACAGCTTGCCCACATGACTAGAATCAGTAAGGGCGTCATCTCTAAAATTGAAAATGCCGATACCAGGCGTCCAGAGCTGAAAACGTTAAAACCTATTGTCGAGCAACTACACATTCCCTATACAGAGATTATTGAGGCTTATTTATTGGTGGAACCACGCCTAGAAATTTTGGAGGAATTGTTGGAAGATGCGCTCCGATTGGGTAATCTGCAGCTAGTGCGTAAAATTGCACTCAGTTATCTAAAGTCACCTCAGGAAGAGACTGATAGCCTGCTTAGAAAGCTTTACGAACAAACTCAGCAAGTAAAAGACAATGTGTTAAAACAAGCTTTATACGACCTTATGGCTCAATACGCACGAGACCACGGCTTGCTTCAGCATTTGGCTCAACTTTTTCTACAGCTATATTTGATGGCGCAGCAAAAAGAAGCGGACTTTGAATCCGCCTATTACCTAGGAAAAAATGTTTTATTCTACGCATCTCTCCTGCCTGCTGAGCAACAAATCCAGTTATATCAAAATATGAGCATGCATGCCTATCTCTTATGTCGGTATGACGAATCCATCGTGTATAGCCAGCAATTATTGCAAATGACCCAACGTAAACATGCTCACACGCTATATGCTTATAGCACTTTGTTTTACTCATCGTATGCATTGGAGGATTTCCAAAGGGCAAAAGAAGCCTTTATTTGCTACAGCCAAATCTCCCGCACCTCCTCGTCTGAGCAATTCAGACTAATGAGGGCGTTACTAGAGTATCGAGTAGGCAACAAGGCCACCGCTATTCGGCAGTTAAAAAAATGTCTGACACTTGCTAGTCGTAAAACCATTCAGTTGGTAGTCAATCAACTCATTGAAATATACTTAGACTACGATCATGTATTAAATATTGCCTCTTTGCTTGAGGATCAGTCTTTTTGGAGCATTCAACCTGAAACCTATCTCGAGAAAAGAAGCTGCGGTCATTTTTATCGTTTACTAGGTCAATATTATCAGCGTTTAGGTGAGTACAAACAGGCGGAGCAAAGCTATTTACATAGTCTCATTTGTTATGGAGATTACCATCCACAAGGCAAACAAGAGTGCCTTAATCGCCTGTTTTATCTATATCAACACCGTTAA
- the argH gene encoding argininosuccinate lyase — MTYQAQQAKMYKQEGTSFPGKTYAKVVLEPAFEEAKTHLLAPMMAINKAHLVMLKEQGLLSVDEARQIANALQKLDLEALRQSTYTGKYEDLFFQVESQLLELAGDLAGNLHIARSRNDMGICIYRMVLREELLATFASGMLLHEYLLQVAQEHIDTVMVGYTHTQQAQPTTLAHYVMAMADSLERDLRRLRSAYENCNRSPMGAAALTTSGFAISRVQMQELLGFDEMVENSYDAISGADYLGEAMVAVQLAAINLGRSVQDLLLWCTQEFGAVRVADPYVQISSIMPQKRNPVSLEHMRALLSSCVGTTNTVLSMMHNTPFGDIVDTEDDMQPYVWKSLAILDNMYRLLAAVMTTMQVNKEVLLARIKGSFATVTELADTLVRTDKLSFRTSHHLVSHVVQQALKQGLTADQVSLCMVNEAAQQVIKRDVLLTEAELAEALDPVHFVKIRTLPGGPSPTEMMRMIQSRKTRQELVQDWWQSATLRCQRALSQLDHTLSTWSENT, encoded by the coding sequence ATGACTTATCAAGCACAACAAGCGAAAATGTACAAACAAGAAGGAACATCCTTCCCTGGGAAAACCTATGCAAAAGTAGTTCTAGAACCTGCTTTTGAAGAAGCAAAAACACACCTGTTAGCACCAATGATGGCCATCAATAAAGCTCACTTAGTCATGTTGAAAGAACAGGGACTACTCTCTGTAGATGAGGCGAGACAAATCGCGAACGCGTTACAGAAGCTTGATTTGGAAGCATTGCGTCAATCTACATACACGGGTAAATATGAGGATCTATTTTTCCAGGTGGAAAGCCAGTTGCTAGAGTTGGCAGGTGACCTTGCCGGCAATTTACATATTGCACGTAGCCGTAATGACATGGGGATTTGCATTTATCGGATGGTACTAAGAGAGGAGTTACTTGCAACATTTGCATCAGGAATGCTTTTACATGAATATTTGTTACAGGTGGCACAAGAGCATATAGATACAGTAATGGTTGGCTACACTCATACCCAACAGGCACAACCAACTACCTTGGCTCACTATGTAATGGCGATGGCAGATTCCTTGGAACGCGACCTACGTCGATTACGATCTGCCTATGAAAATTGTAACCGTAGTCCAATGGGGGCGGCTGCGCTGACCACTTCTGGTTTTGCGATCAGTCGAGTTCAAATGCAAGAATTATTAGGTTTTGATGAAATGGTAGAAAATTCCTACGATGCAATTAGTGGTGCCGATTATCTTGGCGAGGCGATGGTGGCAGTTCAGTTGGCAGCAATTAATCTTGGGCGATCGGTACAGGATCTCCTACTGTGGTGCACGCAAGAATTTGGTGCTGTGAGGGTGGCAGATCCGTATGTTCAGATCAGCTCCATCATGCCCCAAAAGCGTAATCCAGTCTCGTTGGAGCATATGCGGGCCTTATTATCCAGTTGCGTAGGTACGACTAACACAGTGCTTTCGATGATGCATAACACCCCGTTTGGTGATATTGTGGATACAGAAGATGACATGCAGCCGTATGTGTGGAAGAGCCTGGCCATTTTGGATAACATGTATCGTTTGCTTGCAGCAGTCATGACGACCATGCAGGTGAATAAAGAAGTTCTATTGGCACGAATCAAGGGAAGCTTTGCCACGGTAACAGAACTTGCGGATACATTGGTGCGTACGGATAAGTTGTCTTTTAGGACGTCGCATCATCTCGTCAGTCACGTGGTACAACAGGCGCTCAAACAAGGATTGACGGCTGATCAAGTAAGTCTTTGCATGGTAAATGAAGCAGCCCAACAAGTGATAAAAAGAGATGTGCTACTGACTGAGGCAGAGCTTGCTGAAGCGCTTGATCCTGTGCATTTTGTGAAAATTCGTACGTTGCCAGGTGGCCCTAGCCCAACAGAAATGATGCGCATGATTCAATCTCGAAAAACAAGACAGGAGCTGGTGCAGGACTGGTGGCAATCAGCAACATTGCGTTGCCAAAGAGCCTTGTCGCAACTGGATCATACCCTGTCGACATGGAGTGAGAACACATGA
- a CDS encoding PIG-L family deacetylase — protein MGNFIGNSKERRLLFLFPHPDDESFACAGTIAKYSELGHHIYLVTATSGNKGKCGPYSITCQEELAVWREQELSCALRCLGVSHLLLYRYSDGGLTQMDENTLTERVLQTLLSIKPEVVITFPPDGVTGHPDHIALSRVVEIAVKRSEAQLTEQEYADLYYVSIPHYYDHCTESAPQAAFPITGKVDISNYRNRKGKALQEYKSQEYSVNKAFPGVLQGDFSVISPYEYYTLIRSKGKDESICTEEHDSNTKLTSVPTFCFFKNRAD, from the coding sequence ATGGGAAATTTTATCGGAAATTCTAAAGAAAGACGCCTACTGTTTCTTTTTCCACACCCCGATGATGAATCGTTTGCCTGCGCTGGAACCATCGCAAAATACAGCGAGTTAGGTCATCATATTTATTTGGTGACGGCTACATCAGGAAATAAGGGTAAGTGCGGCCCATATTCAATCACTTGTCAAGAGGAACTAGCTGTCTGGCGTGAACAAGAGTTAAGCTGTGCCCTCCGCTGTTTGGGTGTATCCCATTTGCTGTTATATCGCTATTCAGATGGTGGACTTACGCAGATGGACGAAAATACTTTAACAGAACGAGTACTTCAGACATTACTATCTATAAAACCAGAGGTCGTCATCACCTTTCCACCAGACGGAGTAACGGGGCATCCTGATCATATTGCGTTATCTAGGGTAGTGGAGATAGCGGTAAAGCGTTCAGAAGCACAATTAACTGAACAAGAATATGCCGATTTGTATTATGTCTCCATTCCGCATTATTATGATCATTGTACGGAATCTGCGCCACAAGCGGCCTTCCCTATTACAGGTAAAGTGGATATTTCAAATTATCGAAACCGAAAAGGCAAGGCGTTGCAGGAATACAAGAGTCAGGAATACTCGGTCAATAAAGCATTCCCCGGAGTGCTACAGGGTGATTTTTCTGTAATAAGTCCCTACGAATATTACACACTTATCCGTTCAAAAGGAAAAGATGAGTCTATCTGCACAGAGGAGCACGATAGCAACACAAAGCTGACGAGCGTTCCGACTTTTTGTTTTTTTAAGAACCGAGCAGATTAA
- a CDS encoding aldose 1-epimerase — protein MTRYQLAERKVDDYITYVLTDAEYPAEAHLVPGLGNNLFRFSVNDKEVFVSPEKVSMIKDASARFGNPILFPPNKIRQGSFSFNGKQYQLGLNKGEHHSHGELRVREWKVVARGAKAERGAFVVSEFDFADHPDLLEAFQARLVFRFTYVLQDGVLRLEGEVKNESDVAAPFMLGFHPYFTVKQGHEQQTVMQVDSELEWPVNEEGFVDGAPTPTGLCQQLTEGLHYPDMPKGRDHAFVTVKAGTTSCQLIDQQANHKILYDFGDQFPFMLVFQPSWNTSVSLEPYTAVTDAFNLEIAAEQTGARGLDPAERFVFTHTFRVEEL, from the coding sequence ATGACAAGATATCAATTGGCAGAACGCAAAGTAGATGATTACATAACGTATGTCCTGACAGATGCAGAATACCCAGCGGAAGCTCATCTGGTGCCGGGGCTTGGAAATAATTTATTTCGTTTTTCGGTGAACGACAAAGAAGTGTTTGTATCTCCTGAAAAGGTATCCATGATCAAAGATGCCTCTGCCCGTTTTGGGAATCCGATTTTGTTTCCTCCAAATAAAATCAGACAAGGGAGCTTTTCCTTTAACGGAAAACAATATCAACTAGGATTAAACAAAGGGGAGCATCATTCTCACGGTGAATTACGCGTGCGTGAATGGAAGGTTGTAGCTCGCGGCGCAAAAGCTGAACGAGGAGCTTTCGTCGTATCCGAATTTGATTTTGCTGATCACCCTGATTTGTTAGAAGCATTTCAAGCGCGCTTGGTGTTTCGTTTTACCTATGTTCTACAAGACGGCGTACTGCGATTGGAAGGGGAAGTAAAGAACGAGAGCGATGTAGCTGCACCGTTCATGCTAGGATTCCATCCGTATTTCACCGTTAAGCAAGGTCATGAACAGCAAACGGTGATGCAAGTTGATTCTGAGCTAGAGTGGCCAGTAAACGAAGAAGGGTTCGTAGATGGAGCACCGACCCCAACTGGATTATGCCAGCAATTGACTGAGGGACTTCATTATCCAGATATGCCAAAAGGACGAGATCACGCTTTTGTTACAGTAAAGGCTGGGACAACGAGTTGCCAGCTGATTGACCAACAAGCTAATCATAAAATCCTTTATGATTTTGGCGATCAATTCCCATTTATGTTAGTCTTCCAGCCAAGCTGGAATACGAGTGTATCTCTTGAGCCATACACTGCTGTCACAGATGCTTTTAACCTAGAGATAGCAGCAGAGCAGACGGGTGCTCGTGGTCTAGATCCAGCGGAACGATTTGTCTTTACACATACCTTCCGTGTAGAGGAGCTTTAA
- a CDS encoding N-acetylglucosamine kinase: protein MNKRHIPLLAVDGGGTKSLAMILDQNQHVLGTGRAGSCNYHGNGVEAATHELKKAINGAMTEALTSQSQNPFDTQSPLQVDCAVFGIAGLDTSYDRAIILKLVNQVLFDLNIQINQIVVENDCVAALMGATNGRPGILAIAGTGSIVCGVGTNGKSSRAGGWGHRVGDEGSGYWIGNQALTAIFRSSDGRANSTLLTDEVLAYLQMDDVEQLFHWVYNEKTYSVDKVGELSRLVSSAAQKGDQTAHSILEKAADELFEGIKMIMGQLNLHDQACPVILQGGVLKHEPFVRQRLIQLISQYAPKAMVDDSEQDPIKGVIAMGFRAMNNRQYPDTNPKD from the coding sequence ATGAATAAAAGGCATATCCCTCTTCTTGCTGTAGATGGAGGAGGTACCAAAAGCTTGGCGATGATACTCGATCAGAACCAACATGTACTTGGAACTGGGAGGGCAGGATCATGCAACTATCATGGAAACGGCGTGGAGGCAGCCACACATGAGTTAAAAAAGGCGATTAATGGAGCCATGACTGAAGCCTTGACTTCCCAATCACAAAACCCCTTTGATACACAATCTCCTCTACAAGTAGACTGTGCCGTTTTTGGCATAGCAGGTCTTGATACTTCATACGATCGAGCTATCATATTGAAGCTAGTTAACCAAGTACTTTTTGATCTGAACATTCAAATAAACCAGATAGTAGTTGAAAATGATTGCGTTGCTGCCCTTATGGGTGCTACGAACGGTAGGCCCGGAATTTTGGCCATTGCTGGCACAGGTTCCATTGTTTGCGGTGTAGGCACGAACGGAAAGAGTAGCAGAGCAGGAGGATGGGGACATCGAGTAGGTGATGAAGGCAGTGGTTATTGGATCGGCAATCAAGCGCTAACCGCTATATTTAGATCATCAGATGGTCGAGCGAATTCCACCTTGCTAACAGATGAAGTGCTTGCTTATTTACAAATGGATGATGTGGAGCAGCTTTTTCACTGGGTCTATAACGAGAAAACGTATTCGGTTGACAAAGTAGGAGAATTATCACGCCTAGTAAGTAGCGCAGCACAAAAAGGAGATCAAACGGCACACTCGATTTTGGAAAAAGCCGCAGATGAACTGTTTGAGGGTATAAAAATGATCATGGGTCAACTTAACCTGCATGATCAAGCTTGTCCCGTTATTTTACAAGGGGGCGTCTTGAAGCATGAACCATTCGTGAGACAAAGGCTCATTCAGCTTATCAGTCAATATGCACCAAAAGCGATGGTGGATGATAGCGAGCAGGATCCGATTAAAGGCGTAATTGCCATGGGATTCCGAGCAATGAATAACCGCCAATATCCTGATACCAATCCAAAGGACTAA